In Pseudobacter ginsenosidimutans, the following are encoded in one genomic region:
- a CDS encoding metal-dependent hydrolase: protein MDSLTHIVLGACIGEAFAGKQVGKKAMFWGALMQSLPDVDFVASFWLNPVNDLLAHRGFTHSFLFILLVTPLMALIAERVHRPHDISLKKWLAFFSVEMLVHVVLDAMNAYGTGWFEPFSHHRFGFDLLFVADPLFSIWPGVAFVALLVMSNKNRQARLNWVRMSIVMCVFYLGFGVVSKTATDREVKKMAAAQGIQWNRYLSTPTPLNNMLWYIVLEDTAGYHLGYRSFFDRDTSMLFTYFPRNKELLEPVKDEEDTHRLIRFSQGYYTVEKWGDSTLVFNDLRFGQIIGWNNPDAGFVFHYFMQNPDDNELVIQRGRFTNWDKAAAKGLLRRIRGN, encoded by the coding sequence ATGGATTCACTAACGCATATCGTACTCGGCGCCTGCATCGGCGAAGCTTTTGCAGGAAAACAGGTTGGAAAGAAAGCCATGTTCTGGGGCGCTCTGATGCAGAGCCTGCCTGATGTTGACTTCGTTGCATCGTTCTGGTTGAACCCGGTGAACGATCTTCTTGCGCATCGTGGTTTCACGCATTCCTTTCTTTTCATTTTGCTGGTAACGCCCCTCATGGCGCTAATTGCGGAAAGGGTGCATCGTCCGCATGATATTTCACTCAAAAAATGGCTTGCCTTCTTTAGTGTGGAGATGCTGGTGCACGTTGTGCTGGATGCAATGAATGCGTATGGTACAGGCTGGTTCGAACCTTTCAGTCATCATCGTTTCGGTTTCGATCTGCTCTTCGTGGCAGATCCGCTGTTCAGCATCTGGCCTGGTGTGGCATTTGTTGCACTGCTGGTGATGAGCAATAAGAACAGGCAGGCAAGGCTCAACTGGGTGAGGATGTCTATCGTGATGTGCGTGTTCTATCTCGGCTTCGGCGTGGTGAGCAAAACCGCCACCGACCGCGAAGTGAAAAAGATGGCTGCAGCGCAGGGCATTCAATGGAACAGATACCTGAGTACGCCAACGCCACTCAACAATATGCTCTGGTATATTGTGCTGGAAGATACTGCGGGTTACCACCTCGGTTATCGTAGTTTTTTCGACAGGGATACCAGTATGCTGTTCACTTATTTTCCGCGCAACAAAGAATTGCTGGAGCCTGTGAAAGATGAAGAAGATACACACAGGCTGATTCGTTTCTCACAGGGATATTATACGGTGGAAAAATGGGGCGACAGCACCCTGGTGTTCAATGATCTCCGTTTCGGGCAGATCATCGGTTGGAACAATCCTGATGCTGGTTTCGTTTTCCACTATTTCATGCAGAACCCTGACGATAATGAACTGGTGATCCAGCGCGGCCGTTTCACCAACTGGGATAAGGCAGCTGCCAAAGGTCTGCTGCGGCGGATCAGGGGCAATTAG